One window from the genome of Pyrobaculum ferrireducens encodes:
- a CDS encoding helix-turn-helix domain-containing protein, translating into MGSKLIEATVNIVRSRGEQLFIDVSRPYAYTLVAKFDRYKYIMRIAPDADQVSQSSLKDLKLLSMYTDAASICVVSTVKSQVLQRGVVHIKDSVVFMSLATFTDVLEGREPVYKLSRGIITASIDGEKLRERRQKMGMSLGALAHSLGVTRETVYRYERGEIEAPLRVAERLASIFGDDIMKKIEVGEKPRATPEELASRQISPNTYKLVESHPDAIKHDGRTIFITSDRERLRKTIELAQALSAEVDKA; encoded by the coding sequence ATGGGAAGTAAGTTGATAGAAGCCACAGTAAATATAGTTAGGAGTAGGGGAGAACAACTGTTCATAGACGTCAGTAGGCCCTACGCCTATACATTAGTAGCGAAATTTGACAGGTATAAGTACATAATGAGGATTGCGCCTGACGCGGATCAAGTTTCGCAGAGCTCGCTAAAGGATCTTAAACTCCTCAGTATGTACACCGACGCGGCTAGTATATGTGTGGTGTCTACCGTCAAGTCTCAAGTTTTGCAACGCGGCGTTGTCCACATAAAGGACAGCGTGGTCTTTATGTCTCTGGCAACGTTCACCGACGTGTTAGAGGGCAGAGAACCTGTGTATAAGCTAAGCCGCGGCATCATCACAGCCTCGATAGATGGAGAGAAGCTGAGGGAGAGGAGGCAGAAGATGGGTATGAGTCTAGGCGCGCTGGCGCACAGCCTCGGCGTGACGAGAGAGACGGTGTACCGCTACGAGCGCGGCGAGATAGAGGCGCCGCTGAGAGTCGCCGAGAGGCTGGCTTCTATATTCGGCGACGATATTATGAAGAAGATAGAGGTGGGCGAGAAGCCAAGGGCCACACCTGAGGAGCTGGCTAGTAGGCAGATCTCTCCAAATACATATAAGCTCGTCGAGTCACATCCAGACGCCATTAAACACGACGGCAGGACCATATTCATTACTTCAGATCGTGAAAGGCTTAGAAAAACTATTGAGCTGGCGCAGGCGCTTAGCGCAGAGGTGGACAAGGCGTGA
- a CDS encoding RNA-binding protein: MRRIRLSNREIKELRESHKFAAPIMSNVDTVEIVPLTEKESIILVDGEPLLSKVSVKDLGEFIIPSLYLIHKSPKGALLPPLPKAVVDAGAVKRIIDGADVMRPGIKKLEGEFNKGDTVFVVDEKGRAIAIAVALHSSEEIQQMEKGKVLLNLHYLGDRIWRASLELAKKTS, from the coding sequence GTGAGGAGGATAAGGTTGAGCAACAGGGAGATAAAGGAGCTACGCGAGTCCCACAAATTCGCGGCGCCGATAATGAGTAATGTAGATACTGTTGAAATAGTCCCGTTGACTGAGAAAGAATCCATAATACTTGTAGACGGCGAGCCCCTCCTCTCTAAGGTATCCGTTAAAGACCTGGGCGAGTTCATAATACCCTCGTTATATCTAATTCACAAATCACCAAAGGGGGCGTTGCTACCGCCCCTCCCCAAGGCCGTGGTAGACGCAGGGGCCGTGAAGAGGATCATAGACGGCGCAGATGTGATGCGGCCTGGGATAAAAAAACTAGAGGGAGAGTTTAACAAGGGGGATACAGTCTTTGTTGTTGACGAGAAGGGCCGCGCAATTGCGATAGCCGTCGCCCTCCACTCCAGCGAAGAGATCCAGCAGATGGAGAAGGGGAAGGTACTGCTGAATTTACACTACCTGGGAGACCGCATCTGGCGGGCATCGCTAGAGCTGGCTAAGAAAACCTCTTAA
- a CDS encoding serine/threonine protein kinase, with the protein MPDSAAVLLLHTLGGGVRHVASVLLQIEELQLEVLEGGSVMLNGFYVVGKGTNSVVYRCRPRLGGFDLACKIRRGDSTRPSLAQEGQLLHIANSVGVGPRLYTYSRDVIAYRYVDGVPLERWWGGAGSQQRRDLVEDLLTQAFRLDAAGVSHNELSRLERHVIVEGGRPVIIDFESATLGGGRNVTQVANGLMRLGLKPPVDALRRYKSCMCRDALDEVLRGFLSQL; encoded by the coding sequence GTGCCGGACAGCGCGGCGGTTCTGCTCCTCCACACTCTGGGAGGCGGGGTTAGGCACGTGGCTTCTGTGCTTCTCCAGATAGAGGAGCTACAGCTAGAGGTTCTAGAGGGGGGCTCGGTGATGCTTAACGGCTTTTACGTAGTGGGTAAGGGCACCAACAGCGTTGTGTATAGGTGTAGGCCTAGGCTTGGGGGCTTTGACTTGGCGTGTAAGATCAGGCGCGGCGACTCTACGAGGCCCTCGCTGGCTCAAGAGGGGCAACTTCTCCACATTGCCAACTCTGTTGGCGTGGGGCCCAGGCTGTACACATACAGCAGAGACGTAATTGCCTACCGATATGTAGACGGGGTGCCGCTGGAGAGGTGGTGGGGCGGCGCTGGGAGTCAGCAGAGGAGGGATCTCGTCGAGGATTTGTTGACTCAAGCCTTTAGGCTCGACGCCGCCGGCGTTTCTCACAACGAGTTGTCTAGACTGGAGAGGCACGTAATAGTCGAGGGTGGGCGGCCTGTCATTATCGATTTCGAATCGGCGACTCTAGGCGGCGGCAGAAATGTCACCCAGGTGGCAAACGGCTTGATGCGCCTAGGCTTGAAGCCGCCTGTAGATGCCTTGAGGAGGTACAAGTCTTGTATGTGCCGCGACGCCCTCGACGAGGTCTTAAGAGGTTTTCTTAGCCAGCTCTAG